TTGCAATGTGTGCAGTACTCTctctctacctctctctctctctctctatatatatatgttgtccaACTCTTTCCCTTTGTAGTTATCTAGTTGTATTTTTCTAGTATGTATCTATCTATGTGACATGGTCCAGTGTGATGTGGGGACTTAATTCCCCTGCCTCTTAAATTGGGTATGGGCACTACTAGAAAATGAAACTTTTGTCACTGCTTGCACAAAGACTTGCGGAGgcccaattctctctctctctctctctctctctcttgtttcaaAGGAGATTGGAAGGAGAGTTGCTTTCAACACTTTTTATCTTAATGCAAGTTCTTAGTCATAATTTGTTAAGGTATTATTATATTGGAACTTCTcctaaaaaattaagattttaggATTTATGATAGGATAGCGAAATATAAGTTTGGATCAAATGCTTTTCTCCTTTATTTCATGCGAattttaattcatcaaatgatttaATGTACAtgatgatagattttttttttattttgaatgataaaCCTTTGGAATTTAGTGACCCAATCAAAATTTTATAACTGATGGTATTTACTATTATCAATTAGGATTAAATGATATTGAATAAGGGTGCCCTAAGATAGGGAAGAGAACAATGTAAAAAAATCTTTCGgagatttatttttttactttttaaagaCTTTTTTTATCGAAAGATGCCCATTCCGTAAGAGTAATCCTTCtactaattttaaatatattcttgatttgataatcaatcattttttctttctctttttttttcctatgGATCAGTCTATAGTGTAAATTGGTCTATCGAATTAAATCAGTTCttagttacaatatttttttattatattataatatattttataatattattaaaaataaataaaaagatgataaaaagtcaaagtgcTAAATTAACATGCAAATCAATAAATATAAAGTAGGAGAGTTTTGAAGCTCTTTGTTTGGCTCTACCTTATCCTCCAATGCACAAAAAATTAAATGAAGATATCATGCACTTTATTCTtgattatgctttttttttttcatatttgaaatgataAGGACCTGAAAAACATGAGATTTCTAAAATTAGGGATCAGGTATGAATATTTGAGTTTATGCCTAATTGTAGGTAAATCTATACCTAATTGTAGGTAATAAACCAGAATCATATGATTATCTGATCTTTGTAACCTTATATCTATTATGATCCTGTGCTAAAcctaataaaaaataaactttctTCATGTTAAAAACACAATAAACACAAAGGTACTAACAGAAAAGACAAGTCTTCTAATAAATCCTAATAGGAAGCCAaccaaatattaaatttaaaaattataacacCTCAagtaacaaaataatctaacaaagaATAATAGGGAAAAAGACATTTATATGTCTATCCTTTGTAagctttaaaataatatatttgtcaCTCTTTAACATAATATAGAGTATATATCCCTCcagttttcatcataaagttaaaTGTAATGGGTGATAATACAAAAGAAAATCCAATTTATAGGAATATTTATGATAAttcttaagaatatatatatatatatatatatatatatatatatatatatatatatatatatatatatatatatatatatatatatatatatatatatatatatatatatatatatatatcactcactctctctctctctcgctcggatTGGCTTGCGAGCTCACACCGAGTGTGGAGATTTTGCCGACCGACAGCGTTTTCTGGGTTGCCTCGGCCGCTGTTTCCTCGCTTCCTTAATACTTTCCCGAGATCGTCATTCCGTAGCGAGTCTTCTCCTAAGTATTGAACTTGATCTCGATTCAATTTTTTCTTGCTTTTTCATGTTTTCTTCTGCGGGGTTTTGCACGAAACTTGGATGGTTCTTCGGGTCTTGGTCAACAATCATGTTAGTTCGTCAGAATCGAGACTCGTTTATTGCCAGATGGAATGATTTTGGACACCACGCCAAGCCTGACGCCGACCCAATTCCTGGAACCACTGCTCCTGGGGAGGTATTGGTTCTTGTATTCTTTATTCCCGTCTGTAAAAAAATTGTTATGTGTGGGGTTTTATGGCTTCCAACTTCGCATTTCGCACTTCTTCTTCAGTTTATGATTAaaagaacctttttttttttgctagaaaAGCTTTTGGTTTGATTAGATTGGTTGAGTTATTGCGTGTTAGGTTTTTGTTAGGCTGTTTGGGTCTCGATCGACCACTTTCTCTATTTCGACAATCTTCTTGAAGTTGGCCATAGTGGAGCATATTTTTGGTTCTCTCTAATCTGATCTGATGAATATAGTGCACACTGAGCATCTGTTTGTCAGGTCACATAAGTTTATTTTTCGGTTTATGAAACTGATAGTGTTTTGGTTGGTATTCGAGTTCTTTGTTGTATTTGGTGAAGACTGATGTTGAATGATATGGGAAGGAATCGATCCGGTGATGTTCAACGTGGTTAGCATGGAAGTGAAGTGATATCGAGGATTAATTGATAGTGGTGGAGTAGTCATGATTCAGCAGATCACTGGTGCACGATGTAATGTGAAGTGACAGTAGCAAATGAGATGGAAGACCACGGGAATGAAGACAAGGGTTGGTAGGTGGATGAATTTCACAAGATAAAGTATATAATTATGTCAAGTTATAGAGAAACCCGAAAATGTTTCATTACAATCCACAAAGAATCTTTAAAAGTTTCATCAAGAACACATCACATTTCGAAACATCTTCATAGAAACCTAACTAGGGCACCATTGATACAAACAAAAGGAATTctagaagagaaaaaagaaacgaTGAAAGGGCACTCTGCAGAGTCTCCAATTCAGTATCTGAAGCCAGCATATCATTTTTTGCTGGACAAAGGTGCCAAATTTCTTTTTGTGATAGTTGGCCTAGATAGGGATTTCTTTTGTTTAAAAGTGGTGGCCAAGGTTTAAAAACCATGATCTGATGAGAAGCAAATTGGCCAGTCTTGGAAGGAGGCAACATGAACTTGTGAATGGAAACTCTACTTTGAAGTAAAATTGCACCATAGATTCTGGTACACTTTTGTCAGAATTTTATGCTTTCTATTTCCCTGGACTTCATGCATCAGTAATGGGCCTAACAGGAGCATGTGACTACTTGGCTGGTGGAAATCTTTGCATCCATTTGCTCTGGTTTGAGTATGGTGCAAAGCGTGGCAGTGGGTGATGCTGTTGCAGAAGCCACAGTTGAGAGTGAAAGCAATGTTCCAGCTGAAACCTCCTTGACCAATATTTTAGGCATAATTTAAAAGGTTCTAGAATTCTGACAGATGTCGGACACCCAGTTTAAGGAAAAATATGAATATATGATCATTATGGATATCATGATTTCAGTGGCATATCATTAGATAGAATGATAAGTTCTGTCTTTTTCACACAAATAATATCTACATACATTTGTTAGCTTGATAATCCTTTGCAGTATCTTCTCTTTCTCATGAGATAGAAGACACTCATGATGCTCGAATAATGATATAAAttgattttataaatttctaACCAGACAAGTTTTCTGAGTTCCTGCATGTATTTTTTTCTGCACTGATGGTACATTGCTCATGGccattaacctttttttttaattatttaatcacGGTTTCTGATTCTAGGATGCTCTTCATCCTATGTTTGTTCAATCTCAACATACTGTTTCATCCTTGTTTGACTAGATTTCATCCAAGAATTCAAGCACTTGTTGGTTCTGTGgtcttaatataatattttgtgaCTGACCATGAGCCTCTTGTCTTCCTGTTTTTCAGGTGAAGTTAAGAGAATTGTCTCAGGTATTAAACAGCTTCTTCTCTGAACAAATGCAAGCTTTCTGTTTCATATGTTGCTTAGACTGCTtccggtttttttttttttttttttttctttctttttcctaatGCAGAGGTCTTAGGTTGACAATTGACTTATTGTTTTTGTTCTTCATTGCAGATTGGTTTTTGGGTGAGGCAGAGACTCCCACCTTCCTGTTCTTTTTTGTTTGCATAAGCTAAAATATTCTTGGTAAGTGAACCTTTTTATCTTTCACCTGTTTATTACTTGAAATTGAGGATTTTTGTTAATTCTTTTGAGTTTTTTTTGTCCAATAAGTGAACTTTGAATTTCCTGCCCTGAAGTCCCTTCCATCTTCTTCATTAAATCTACTTTTAACAAAAATCAGCTTCTGTATCAATGACGAAGTCAATTGGCATCTCCAAACATGAGCATCGACAGTAGCAATTCTGAATGATTTATCCTGGGCTGCCCTGCTCATGTCAATTGGCCATGAGAACACTGTGCATGCTGATGAAGAACCAAATGCAGATATGAACTCCTTTTTTGCCCTTATGGGCTATTCTCCAGGTGGTAAACGCCTTAGCTTTGCTGATGATTTACTGCTTCTTTGTGATGGCAAGAACAGATCTGTTCAAAGGCTACAGCGAGCAAAATTTAGATGCAAGAGACCCTCAATCTGTTAAGATACAAGGAAAGGCACCATTGGAACTCAGGATTCCCATTTGTATCTTCCAGATTATGTACAAAGACAGGTGACTCTGGAGAAAATTTCTCCTAAATTGCAGGGTGTTCCTAAATTGTAGATTGTCTACGGACAAAGTGTTCCAATCACAAATCAATCGCAAGTGCATGTGGTGTCCAAGTGTGACAAAAGGAAGATTCATCAGGTCCAAGAGCTTGTAAGTCTTACCGTTTACTACTTGTTCCTGTTATTCCAATTCTTCCAAAGATTACAAGTACATGCTTCGATGTGCAGGTATGTTTATATGCAGGATTCTTATCGGGATACCAGCCTGCTTTATACTGGTCCTTAATCTGAGCAGATTCAAGTTATGTTTTGGTCCCCTACCATGATTGACACAGCGAGGCTTTCTGCCATCATCTTTTTCACCAGATGATCCATCTTCTATTGTCTGTCGAACATGGAGAATGTGATCTGTCCATGGCTTCCATTCCCAAGCAAAGATTTCCTTTCACGTGCATCAGAAGCTAATGGTCCAATTCGGTCGTACGGGTGTGGTGATTTGTGCACCTCAAGAGAGTACTCTGCTACTGCGTGTTGCTCTGATACAGATATATGCCAATCCACCAGGAGCTGAGATCTATCATGCAGATGTTTAATGCGATACTGTCTCCAACTCTGTTTTAGTGGCGTAATCGCAtttcctgctgcaagcagactgaAATGGTGGTGGCTTCCTGCATTCTGATACGTGACAAAAATCCTCTAACTTACCATTACAGAGATGTTCACTTTTCTCCATCTCGCTCTCTCTATGGGGCCGCCATGTCCTGAAGAATGAGGGAGCCTGGGTGGTGTTCCAAGGAAGGTGTGTCAGCCATTGCTATTGCTCTCCCAGTAAATGGTTGGGAGCCACTGCATGCTTGTGAGGGAACAAGGAGACTGCTTCCTTTGCAAGGTGGAAATATGACCCAAGTAGTCCAAGATCTAAGCCAGAATGGATCTTTACAGTCTGACAAAAGCTGCAAGGTCTATGAATGGCGAGCAATCAGGTTGCAGGGGTAGACGTGGAGTTATTGCATCCTGCACAGAATCGAAGTCATCTTGGTGACGATCTATCTACACATGGAAGCACTGTGAAGAACACTGCAGTGCATGAGCCAACATGAACATGGAACAGCTAGGCCCATGCATAAGTTTCCATCAAGGCGTCGGGATCTGTCCTGGTTAGAACATCCCTTCACTCTGCAGCAGGGAATTGTACCTCCCCATTCATTGCGGAGCAAATGCAAGTCAGTGAAAGAGACGACAGGGTGTTCGAATAGGCCAGAATTCTGTAAATTAGATGCCTCGATAAGGGTCTTAATTGGGGTCATCAATGAATAGTGCTTTGAAGGGCCTCAAACTGGGTGTTTGCCGGAGACTGCTACTTCAAATGGGCTTCATCTGAAGCTGACAATAAATGCAGCAATTCTACCCCCAGAAAGAAAACTACGTGGCCTGAGTTGTGGGATCTGAAATGAATGAGAGCAGTCATTGACCTCAACATCCTTTCATGTGGGGAGGCAGTGGCAGAAATCAAGTCCCCACACAACATCATTGCAGGTGGAGCACACAAATGCACAGTGCAGGCCAGCAGAGGAAACGAAGGCcaagaggggaggaagaagaggatgaggatGATCTCGTGACCCATCATGATGGAAAAGTGTGATCAAACCTTGCAGAGAAACTAAGGCAACAATTACAAGGACTTTAGTAATGAAATAAAATGGATGATGATCTATGTTGTCTTGTTGCTTTCACCAGCCCCTTCTCAACTCAGTTTGTGTGTGGGATCATGGGTGATATCAGATTCTGGCTGTCTCCTATCCTGATAGGTTGACCGGATGACTTTTCTTTTCACGAAGGATGTAACAGATGCTTCAAAGATATTATCATCGGACTCAACCACATGAATTGGTTACTGCAATTGGGACACGGAGACTTGACGAGAAAACTCCTGCATTTCTCCTTAGATTTGAGGAACCGCAGGTAGATGTTCTCTTTCTGACCAGACTTCTGAATCAACAAATGCTATTATGTTTGGGCAGAATATAACAATAACATGTGGGCATCGTGAGTCCCAACTCTTCCGAGGCAAGAACAATTAGCCCACCTGAGAGAGTCAATCTTGGGACCTCCCAATCTGGCATCTACTATCTAAAGCCTCAGGAAGCATCCAAAGTTATTTACTCAACAATATAGAATTTGATCATATTATCATTTCCTAGAAAGATGGATGGAATATGTGTTAGAGCTAGTCCCAGAAAATTTACCAAGGtgtaattttgacaacccaacaaaaATAATAAAGCAAAAAGATAAaaacgacaagaacaccagatttacgtggttcagtcaattgaccttgacctacatccacggatgaaagatgagcaaatcattattataaaaatgagactattacaaatgcattAGGAAGATGTTTctaggtcataaaacacccgaaaatattaaacaagaaaaaaactcaaactataagcccaaactatttaactgaataTGGACTTAAACCtaaatacttaggtttttcttgtggtgcatgagACTTCAAAACACAGACTCTTATTTATAGGTTAAACATGATATACCAAACTTAATTTTTCCGATGTgtgacttgccaaactaataatatgattatttatttatttatatattttaatatatcatcAATTGTATAGATCTGCACCGACTTGATATCAGTAAGCTGTAAGCTGAGACTGATAATATTGGAAAAAGAAATTAAACTGTGAATGGAAATCATCTGAGTAGAATGATTTAGAACTGAAGCCTTTAGATATTTATTTTGGGTGTTATGGAGCTGATCTCTAATCAACTCTTTGTTCCATAAGAAACATATGCATCGAAGTGACCTCCacagaaaacaaagaaaagagcACAGCGCAAGAGGAACCCGAACAATAATCTATTCCTTGAGCAAAAAGGTCAAAGGAGCTAAACACCTACAAacgaaggatttggaacctccaaaggtaaaaataaaaaggaagaaaacaaagcATTAGTCAATGAAGTTGATCatgaagagagagggagagagagaagagtAAAAGATTTTGCCGGCTTTTTGGTCGTATCCAGTCGCCTCCTGCAGTGGCAGTGCAGGCAAGCTTTTATGATCTCTTTACGTGGATACATACCATTAACAAATTGCAAAAAGACTGTTGGAATGCAAAAGTTGGGACTACTCATTAATTAAGGCTTCTAAACCTCAACATTAAGCCACACAACACACGTGTCTATACGCTATTTACTCCCCAAGGCTGTCGCGTGTCCCATAAACCTCACTCATTTCCCCCAATTTTTTCTaagaaaattatttaatttataggAATAAAGTAATTTATATGAAGGGGCCTGCGCTGCTGCGGACAGATGCCCCTCTTGCTTCCCACGTGGACAGGTATGATGTCTCCACGTCGTCTGCCTGGGTTTAACCCCGGGGCTCGACCCATCTCCTAACCCGAGTTAACTGCCTCCTCCCACCGCCTCAATAGACCTTCTTTTATTACGTCGCGTCCTGTTTTCTATCTCTCTCCTCTGTTTTCTTTCTCGCTGATCAGGGTCGCCCAAGAAGACCAGAAACAGTACGCTTACGCTCTCAGCCCTCGAGTATCGCCCGGTAATGGGAGGCCGAGTGGTCAGCTTTGTCGTTGATTCGTGTCGGTTTATAGAGAGGCACCGGTCGGAGGAAGGGGAGAGTTAAAAGGTTCGCCCTTTTCTTGTAGTGGAGGCTGCTTTACTCAGCGCGTCGCCGGTGGATCGGTATTTTGTGTGCCGGCGAGGTGGAACGGTGGTTGGGAGCGCCGGTTTTCTTTTGGATTAGCCTGGCGTGTGACTGTGTTAAAAAAGACTGGTAGCTGGAGAAAGCTTCTCCCTTTTTGTTTTGGGCTCcatctctttcttcctttttttgtgtGCATTAAagttgtgagagagagagagagagagagagatggaattgGAGAATTCCTCCGTCATGACTGTCTCCAACTCTGGCTCCGGCGAGGCTAGTGTGTCCTCCTCCAGTCAGCAACAGCCCCCTGCGCCGCCGCCTCCACTTCCTCCGCCTTCGATTCCGGGGGTCAAAAAGAAGAGGAACCTCCCCGGAAATCCAGGTGAGTGAAACTGGAGCTTCTTGAAAGTTAAAAGGTGAGATCTTTTTCCACCATGTACTAATTCGAGTTGAATGTGGTGGTCGGTAGATCCGGAGGCGGAGGTGATCGCGCTGTCGCCGAAGACGCTGTTGGCCACCAACCGGTTCGTGTGCGAGATCTGCAACAAGGGGTTCCAGCGGGACCAGAACCTGCAGCTGCACCGGAGGGGGCACAATTTGCCGTGGAAGCTGCGGCAGCGGACGGGGAAGGAGGCGCGGAAGCGGGTGTACGTATGCCCAGAGTCGAGCTGCGTGCACCACGACCCGTCGCGAGCACTTGGCGACCTCACTGGCATTAAGAAGCACTTCTGCCGCAAGCACggcgagaagaagtggaagtgcgACAAGTGCTCCAAGAAGTACGCCGTTCAGTCCGACTGGAAGGCCCATTCCAAGGTCTGCGGCACTCGCGAGTACCGCTGCGACTGCGGCACCCTCTTCTCCCGGTACTTAATCTGGTCGTCGTGGCTCTGCTCTCTCCGATTTGGATCTTAGATATCGTTGTCATCCTTCTTCATGGTGTTTCGTTGTGGTTGGTTAGGAGGGATAGCTTCATCACCCACAGAGCATTCTGCGACGCCCTGGCGGAGGAGAACGGGAAGAAAGGGGGAGCAGCGCCACCGACGAACTCAAGACCCCCATCAGAGGATGATGGAAAGGCAGCTGCAGCTGCAGAAGCAACAGTAGCGGCAGCGGCGGAGGAAGCTCCGGCCGCGGTGGCGGCtccgtcgtcgccgctacagcagGCAGCGCCACTGGAGCAGCAAGGTCGGTGTTCCTCCTTTGTGTTCGTATGTAGTTCTTGTACTTCTCGTTTTGGTTTTGCGGAAGAGTGCTATTTAATTCGAGGGAATGGGTGGAGGAGAGAAACGAAGGGGTTTTGTCGGATCTGAAGCTTCCGATGCAATAAAATAACGCGCGAAGTTAGCGGGGATTACGACATGGTTTTGTTGGTGTCTTTTGTCGCTTGATGCTCGCCGACAAGCCCTCGTCGCGGATCCAAGTGGAGAAGAGAAAGGTAAGAGTTTATggtgagaagaagaagatgacgatgAAAAATGCGGCGACTTTTATAGAGAGGGACGTTTGCTTCCTTCCAAAAGCTCTGTGATTGGAAGCTTTCGATCGTTGCTACTAACTAAAGCAGTTGGATTGAATCGAAAGTCACAAGAAATCTACTCATATCCATGGCATCATTGCTCCTTTTTACACTGCTCTCTTTTCCTTTACATGAAATCTACCTT
The DNA window shown above is from Musa acuminata AAA Group cultivar baxijiao chromosome BXJ2-4, Cavendish_Baxijiao_AAA, whole genome shotgun sequence and carries:
- the LOC135609979 gene encoding zinc finger protein GAI-ASSOCIATED FACTOR 1-like; amino-acid sequence: MELENSSVMTVSNSGSGEASVSSSSQQQPPAPPPPLPPPSIPGVKKKRNLPGNPDPEAEVIALSPKTLLATNRFVCEICNKGFQRDQNLQLHRRGHNLPWKLRQRTGKEARKRVYVCPESSCVHHDPSRALGDLTGIKKHFCRKHGEKKWKCDKCSKKYAVQSDWKAHSKVCGTREYRCDCGTLFSRRDSFITHRAFCDALAEENGKKGGAAPPTNSRPPSEDDGKAAAAAEATVAAAAEEAPAAVAAPSSPLQQAAPLEQQELENPTELLRYMPPPPASIAHASGAITSSGSSSSSSNTSLFASLFASSGTTAAAHSTATLSDLMGTMSHVDRTLMDPPLLCLATNGGPASLFSPQAQAHDRRPFAPPPPSPHMSATALLQKAAQMGAAATGSSFLKGFGLDTPAGQQESIQDSSLQWGRRHHHHQQLEPEPAPMLSAQLGLGLACEPDLMMGSSPLFGPKPATLDLLGLGMGPLAGSTNVRIPALMTSISSGGVDIGSGAATGGWEGAERKAK